The Drosophila gunungcola strain Sukarami chromosome 2L unlocalized genomic scaffold, Dgunungcola_SK_2 000007F, whole genome shotgun sequence genome includes a region encoding these proteins:
- the LOC128253148 gene encoding uncharacterized protein LOC128253148 isoform X2 has translation MLKHVQISPLRNRSDSVSLRSSSHASSCASSMCGSPEPPSDLQRTPSRASSYSSLNEQMPQTTIKVYTNCLKIDIEYKTLGIQWDTTSKEVIAQLLRRLKMRHRDPRLFYLSMEVAVRRAGVKTVLVLDEDTRPAILQACHPKGESRFCLQLRPGGLIRVHTAALQPSSQYKSLVISEETTSDELLHLLLGCYGSPEPVEAFSLYEVCPGQECQRKLHPDDLPLRTQAERVKRGEECHFLVRRTPHYARRRQLLASMNEAMATRQAEAEAEDASSLLELSLESDVSLPEDLRSCSSRSSRSSSEGAEDEDEWASSSGSSDTSTECTLRRSLVNVSVSPARAYSPVYNIREIRTASHSFSSLGKDKKLLDIHMNARFAAAGVYGRLVPVAEAEAQDPNGKAPKAKLAAEAVNNNPAQGLGHFVYL, from the exons ATGCTGAAGCACGTGCAGATCTCGCCGCTGCGGAACCGCTCCGACTCGGTGTCCCTCCGCTCCTCCAGCCACGCCTCCTCGTGCGCCAGCTCCATGTGCGGCAGTCCGGAGCCGCCCTCGGACCTGCAGAGGACGCCCTCCAGGGCCTCCAGTTACTCCAGCCTCAACGAGCAGATGCCGCAG ACCACAATCAAGGTGTACACCAACTGCCTGAAGATCGACATCGAGTACAAGACGCTTGGGATTCAGTGGGACACCACCAGCAAGGAGGTGATTGCCCAGCTGCTCAGACG cCTCAAGATGCGACACCGCGACCCGCGGCTCTTCTACCTGTCCATGGAGGTGGCCGTGCGCCGGGCCGGCGTGAAGACCGTCCTGGTGCTGGACGAGGACACCCGGCCGGCCATCCTGCAGGCCTGCCACCCCAAGGGCGAGTCCCGCTTCTGCCTGCAGCTGAGGCCGGGCGGCCTGATCCGCGTCCACACGGCCGCGCTGCAGCCCAGCTCGCAGTACAAGTCGCTGGTCATCAGCGAGGAGACCACCAGCGACGAGCTGCTCCACCTGCTGCTCGGCTGCTACGGCTCCCCCGAGCCCGTCGAGGCCTTCTCGCTCTACGAGGTGTGTCCCGGACAGGAGTGCCAGCGCAAGCTGCACCCGGACGACCTGCCGCTGCGCACCCAGGCCGAGCGGGTGAAGCGGGGCGAGGAGTGCCACTTCCTGGTGCGCCGGACGCCCCACTACGCGCGCCGGCGCCAGCTGCTGGCCAGCATGAACGAGGCCATGGCCACGAGgcaggcggaggcggaggcggaggatgCCTCCAGTCTGCTGGAGCTCTCCCTGGAGTCGGACGTCTCGCTGCCCGAGGACCTGcgcagctgcagcagccgGAGCAGCCGGAGCAGCAGCGAGGGCgccgaggacgaggacgagtgGGCCAGCAGCTCCGGCTCCTCGGACACCTCCACGGAGTGCACCCTGCGTCGGTCGCTGGTCAACGTGTCCGTCTCCCCCGCTCGCGCCTACAGCCCAGTGTACAACATCCGCGAGATCCGCACCGCCTCGCACTCGTTCTCCTCGCTGGGCAAGGACAAGAAGCTGCTGGACATCCACATGAACGCCCGCTTCGCCGCCGCCGGCGTCTACGGCAGACTGGTGCCCgtggcggaggcggaggcccAGGACCCGAACGGCAAGGCCCCCAAGGCCAAGCTCGCGGCGGAGGCCGTCAACAACAACCCGGCCCAGGGACTTGGGCACTTTGTCTACCTGTAG
- the LOC128253148 gene encoding uncharacterized protein LOC128253148 isoform X1 encodes MLKHVQISPLRNRSDSVSLRSSSHASSCASSMCGSPEPPSDLQRTPSRASSYSSLNEQMPQVSPSHPSLLESPDSCELPRPQTTIKVYTNCLKIDIEYKTLGIQWDTTSKEVIAQLLRRLKMRHRDPRLFYLSMEVAVRRAGVKTVLVLDEDTRPAILQACHPKGESRFCLQLRPGGLIRVHTAALQPSSQYKSLVISEETTSDELLHLLLGCYGSPEPVEAFSLYEVCPGQECQRKLHPDDLPLRTQAERVKRGEECHFLVRRTPHYARRRQLLASMNEAMATRQAEAEAEDASSLLELSLESDVSLPEDLRSCSSRSSRSSSEGAEDEDEWASSSGSSDTSTECTLRRSLVNVSVSPARAYSPVYNIREIRTASHSFSSLGKDKKLLDIHMNARFAAAGVYGRLVPVAEAEAQDPNGKAPKAKLAAEAVNNNPAQGLGHFVYL; translated from the exons ATGCTGAAGCACGTGCAGATCTCGCCGCTGCGGAACCGCTCCGACTCGGTGTCCCTCCGCTCCTCCAGCCACGCCTCCTCGTGCGCCAGCTCCATGTGCGGCAGTCCGGAGCCGCCCTCGGACCTGCAGAGGACGCCCTCCAGGGCCTCCAGTTACTCCAGCCTCAACGAGCAGATGCCGCAGGTGAGTCCATCACACCCTTCGCTCCTCGAGAGCCCGGACTCATGCGAACTTCCTCGCCCGCAGACCACAATCAAGGTGTACACCAACTGCCTGAAGATCGACATCGAGTACAAGACGCTTGGGATTCAGTGGGACACCACCAGCAAGGAGGTGATTGCCCAGCTGCTCAGACG cCTCAAGATGCGACACCGCGACCCGCGGCTCTTCTACCTGTCCATGGAGGTGGCCGTGCGCCGGGCCGGCGTGAAGACCGTCCTGGTGCTGGACGAGGACACCCGGCCGGCCATCCTGCAGGCCTGCCACCCCAAGGGCGAGTCCCGCTTCTGCCTGCAGCTGAGGCCGGGCGGCCTGATCCGCGTCCACACGGCCGCGCTGCAGCCCAGCTCGCAGTACAAGTCGCTGGTCATCAGCGAGGAGACCACCAGCGACGAGCTGCTCCACCTGCTGCTCGGCTGCTACGGCTCCCCCGAGCCCGTCGAGGCCTTCTCGCTCTACGAGGTGTGTCCCGGACAGGAGTGCCAGCGCAAGCTGCACCCGGACGACCTGCCGCTGCGCACCCAGGCCGAGCGGGTGAAGCGGGGCGAGGAGTGCCACTTCCTGGTGCGCCGGACGCCCCACTACGCGCGCCGGCGCCAGCTGCTGGCCAGCATGAACGAGGCCATGGCCACGAGgcaggcggaggcggaggcggaggatgCCTCCAGTCTGCTGGAGCTCTCCCTGGAGTCGGACGTCTCGCTGCCCGAGGACCTGcgcagctgcagcagccgGAGCAGCCGGAGCAGCAGCGAGGGCgccgaggacgaggacgagtgGGCCAGCAGCTCCGGCTCCTCGGACACCTCCACGGAGTGCACCCTGCGTCGGTCGCTGGTCAACGTGTCCGTCTCCCCCGCTCGCGCCTACAGCCCAGTGTACAACATCCGCGAGATCCGCACCGCCTCGCACTCGTTCTCCTCGCTGGGCAAGGACAAGAAGCTGCTGGACATCCACATGAACGCCCGCTTCGCCGCCGCCGGCGTCTACGGCAGACTGGTGCCCgtggcggaggcggaggcccAGGACCCGAACGGCAAGGCCCCCAAGGCCAAGCTCGCGGCGGAGGCCGTCAACAACAACCCGGCCCAGGGACTTGGGCACTTTGTCTACCTGTAG